The following are from one region of the Oscarella lobularis chromosome 3, ooOscLobu1.1, whole genome shotgun sequence genome:
- the LOC136184909 gene encoding serine/threonine-protein kinase/endoribonuclease IRE2-like has protein sequence MAAASSSKEGDDDVAATFEDAFKAIINSPNKSELLGQSSSTPATSRIRRSTIYRKVLRKSGRHGIEEKCFAIKFTRYEGSHEPIHRLRELQALEAMRGHENILTQFSYEYKQGAKFTSVYQLLEPWEFSLSHQNLDEELRGCDMSRLDVLKGLVKGLDFLSSCETPIVHRGISPEAILICKDGDRMTTKIADFDLAKRIVGGNVSTHTGSGVDDWKPPDEEARVKYDIFGAGLIFHYVLTNGHELSHRKLYRSATAHLLNDKDEGKEDELNFSKLDELITERQGNPRKSDTEFFHLGAFRRLIGRMLSRYPDKRPSAKEVEEHCALWSLKESEDFFRNIDHCKELEKMDSMTKENWADKLEDCFSECLKTAKKVDTTSQSELARFLRNRIVHFETPDRGNPEVKKAFDGNASSLLTYFLNLFPYLIVDARLFHYPIPR, from the exons ATGGCTGCAGCGAGCTCGTCGAAAGAGG GTGACGATGATGTGGCCGCAACGTTTGAAGATGCTTTCAAGGCCATAATTAACTCACCGAATAAGAGCGAGTTACTGGGACAGAGTTCCAGCACTCCGGCCACTTCCagaattcgacgatcgacgatttACAG AAAGGTCCTTAGAAAGTCTGGGCGTCATGGAATAGAAGAGAAATGTTTTGCAATCAAATTCACGCGTTACGAAGGCTCCCACGAGCCAATACACCGACTGCGGGAATTACAAGCTCTAGAGGCAATGCGCGGTCACGAAAATATTCTCACCCAGTTTTCCTACGAATAC AAACAAGGAGCGAAATTCACTTCTGTCTACCAACTTCTTGAGCCTTGGGAATTTAGCCTGTCACATCAGAATCT AGATGAGGAGTTGCGTGGATGTGATATGAGCCGTTTGGACGTGCTGAAAGGTCTAGTGAAAGGCttagattttctttctagttgCGAAACCCCTATTG TGCACAGAGGAATTAGTCCCGAAGCCATTCTTATTTGTAAAGACGGAGACAGGATGACGACAAAAATAGCAGATTTTGACTTGGCAAAAAGAATCGTTGGTGGAAATGTTTCCACGCATACAGGCTCTGGGGTTGACGATTGGAAGCCGCCGGACGAAGAAGCGAGG GTGAAGTATGATATCTTCGGAGCTGGCCTAATTTTTCACTATGTACTCACAAACGGACACGAACTTTCACACCGAAAATTGTATCGTTCTGCAACTGCTCACCTGTTGAATGACAAGGATGAGGGAAAAGAGGACGAATTAAATTTCTCCAAACTTGACG AATTGATAACTGAACGACAGGGAAATCCTCGTAAAAGCGACacagaattttttcatctgGGAGCCTTTAGGCGTCTGATTGGCAGGATGCTTAGCAGGTATCCTGATAAAAG GCCAAGTGCAAAAGAAGTTGAGGAACACTGTGCTCTATGGAGTCTTAAAGAAAGTGAAGATTTCTTTCGG AACATTGATCATTGCAAAGAACTTGAAAAAATGGATTCTATGACAAAAGAGAATTGGGCTGATAAACTAGAGGATTGCT TTTCTGAGTGCCTGAAAACTGCAAAGAAAGTTGACACAACGTCTCAGTCGGAATTAGCACGATTTTTGAGGAACAGG ATTGTGCATTTTGAAACTCCTGATCGAGGAAATCCTGAAGTGAAAAAAGCGTTTGACGGCAACGCATCGTCGTTGCTGACGTACTTCCTCAATCTGTTTCCCTATTTGATTGTAGACGCACGTCTATTCCATTATCCGATTCCGCGGTAG
- the LOC136184911 gene encoding serine/threonine-protein kinase/endoribonuclease IRE2-like, whose product MAAANSSGEGDEDVYESYQQALTTIVDEKKLGEVSETLGIRRSSIYLKDIRTTGRHGIDEQRFAIKFTRYEGSDMPKDRLRELEALKDMSGSENILAQFACEHRSGGKFTSVYQLLEPWEFTLSDTKLNDKLIACGMSRLEVLKGLVKGLDFLSRCKTPIVHRGISPEAIRICKNGDIIRTKIADFDLAKRMFSGNFSTHSGSGVDDWKPLDKEATVKYDIFGAGLIFHHVLTNGHEISHRKLYRSATAHLLKKKDEREENKLDLSELDKMITERQENPRKSDPEFFHLGAFRRLIGSMLSRYPDKRPSAEEVSRHCALLSREESITFFETLDSPGDSVTEENYAEKLEDCFPQSECNKPLARFVRNRIVHFESSGRGNPEVKKAFGDKESLLKYFLNLFPDLMVNAWELKKKQ is encoded by the exons ATGGCTGCAGCGAACTCGTCAGGCGAGG GTGACGAAGATGTGTACGAGTCGTATCAGCAGGCTCTTACGACTATAGTTGACGAAAAGAAACTGGGAGAGGTTTCCGAAACTCTTGgcattcgacgatcgagtaTTTACTT GAAGGACATTAGAACGACTGGGCGTCATGGAATAGACGAGCAACGTTTTGCAATCAAGTTCACGCGTTACGAAGGCTCCGACATGCCAAAAGATCGACTGCGGGAACTAGAAGCTCTAAAGGATATGAGCGGGAGCGAAAATATTCTCGCCCAGTTTGCTTGCGAACAC AGATCAGGAGGGAAATTCACTTCTGTCTATCAACTTCTTGAGCCTTGGGAATTTACGCTGTCAGATACGAAGCT AAATGACAAGCTGATTGCATGTGGCATGAGCCGTTTGGAAGTACTGAAAGGTCTAGTGAAAGGCTTAgactttctttctcgttgcaAAACCCCTATTG tGCACAGAGGAATTAGTCCCGAGGCCATTCGTATTTGTAAAAACGGAGACATTATAAGAACAAAAATTGCAGATTTTGACTTGGCAAAAAGAATGTTTAGTGGAAATTTTTCCACGCATTCAGGCTCTGGGGTTGACGATTGGAAGCCGCTGGACAAGGAAGCGACG GTAAAGTACGATATCTTCGGAGCTGGCCTCATTTTTCACCATGTACTCACAAACGGACACGAAATTTCACACCGAAAATTGTATCGTTCCGCAACTGCTCaccttttgaaaaaaaaggatgagagagaagagaacaaATTAGATCTCTCTGAACTTGACA AAATGATAACTGAACGTCAGGAGAATCCTCGTAAAAGCGACCCGGAATTTTTTCATCTGGGAGCCTTTAGGCGTCTGATTGGCAGTATGCTTAGCAGGTATCCTGATAAAAG GCCAAGTGCAGAAGAAGTTAGTAGACACTGTGCTTTATTGAGTCGTGAAGAAAGTATAACTTTCTTTGAG ACACTTGATTCTCCCGGAGATTCTGTGACAGAAGAGAATTATGCTGAGAAACTAGAGGATTGTT TTCCTCAATCTGAGTGTAACAAGCCTCTAGCACGATTTGTGAGGAACAGG ATTGTGCATTTTGAAAGTTCTGGTCGAGGAAATCCTGAAGTGAAAAAAGCGTTTGGCGACAAAGAATCGTTGCTTAAGTACTTCCTCAATCTATTTCCCGATTTGATGGTAAACGCTTGGGaactgaagaagaaacaataa
- the LOC136184904 gene encoding uncharacterized protein isoform X1 — MAAANSSGEGDDDVAASYQEAFERMLDAPNRTEILGEPSDTPNTSRIRRSKIYWKVLKKRVGSHDKIEEQRFAIKFTRYEEPIREREREALDAMDGHDNILTRHGYKRYPPVSEKEKEKEKKKGGKFTVVYQLLAPWKFSLAHDNLDETLREFCMSRLDVLKGLVKGLDFLASRKAPIVHRGISPEAILICKNGDRMTTKIADFDLAKRIVDGNASAHTGSGIDDWKPPDKEATVKYDIFGAGLIFHYVLTNGNKASHGTLYKSATAHLVNDKGEENELNFSELNGMITERQENPKSDTEFFHLGAFRHLISRMLSRYPDKRPSAEEVGKHCALFNLEESEGFFRKIDHYGELKELDSVSETKENWAAKLDECFSESLKHAKKADKKSQSELARFVRNRITHFGESGQGNPQVNTAFDDRVSLLKYFLNLFPYLMHACEWKCLAGVALKLTRVETQKLSVL, encoded by the exons ATGGCTGCAGCGAACTCGTCAGGCGAGG GTGACGATGACGTGGCCGCATCGTATCAAGAGGCTTTTGAGAGAATGCTTGACGCACCGAATCGGACTGAGATACTGGGAGAGCCTTCGGACACTCCAAACACTTCAAGGATTCGCCGATCAAAGATTTACTG GAAAGTTCTTAAAAAAAGGGTTGGAAGTCATGATAAAATAGAAGAGCAACGTTTTGCAATCAAATTTACTCGTTACGAGGAGCCAATTCGAGAGCGGGAAAGAGAAGCTCTAGACGCTATGGACGGACACGACAATATTCTCACCCGGCATGGCTACAAAAGATATCCACCGGTATCG gaaaaggaaaaggaaaaggaaaagaaaaaaggaggGAAATTCACTGTTGTCTACCAGCTTCTTGCGCCTTGGAAATTTAGTCTGGCACATGATAATCT AGACGAGACGTTGCGTGAATTTTGTATGAGCCGTTTGGATGTACTGAAAGGTCTCGTAAAAGGTTTAGACTTTCTTGCCAGTCGTAAAGCCCCTATTG tGCACAGAGGAATTAGTCCCGAAGCCATTCTTATTTGTAAAAACGGGGACAGGATGACGACAAAAATTGCAGATTTTGACTTGGCAAAAAGAATCGTTGATGGAAATGCTTCCGCGCATACAGGCTCTGGGATTGACGATTGGAAGCCGCCGGACAAGGAAGCTACG gTAAAGTACGATATTTTCGGAGCTGGCTTGATTTTTCACTATGTTCTCACCAACGGAAACAAAGCTTCACACGGAACATTATATAAGTCTGCAACTGCTCACCTAGTGAATGATAAgggagaagagaacgaaTTAAATTTCTCTGAACTTAACG GAATGATAACTGAACGTCAGGAGAACCCTAAAAGCGACACGGAATTTTTTCATCTGGGGGCCTTTAGACATCTGATTAGCAGGATGCTTAGCAGGTATCCTGATAAAAG GCCAAGTGCAGAAGAAGTTGGTAAACACTGTGCTCTTTTCAATCTTGAAGAAAGTGAAGGTTTCTTTCGG aaaattgatcATTACGGAGAACTTAAAGAATTAGATTCAGTTTCTGAGACAAAAGAGAATTGGGCTGCAAAACTAGATGAATGCT TTTCTGAGTCTCTAAAACATGCAAAGAAAGCTGACAAAAAGTCTCAGTCGGAATTAGCACGATTTGTGAGGAACAGG ATTACTCATTTTGGAGAAAGTGGTCAAGGAAATCCTCAAGTGAATACAGCGTTTGACGACAGAGTATCGTTGCTGAAGTACTTCCTCAATCTATTTCCCTATTTGATG CATGCGTGCGAGTGGAAATGTCTAGCTGGAGTCGCATTGAAGTTGACTCGTGTGGAAACGCAAAAGCTAAGCGTCTTATAA
- the LOC136184904 gene encoding uncharacterized protein isoform X2, which produces MAAANSSGEGDDDVAASYQEAFERMLDAPNRTEILGEPSDTPNTSRIRRSKIYWKVLKKRVGSHDKIEEQRFAIKFTRYEEPIREREREALDAMDGHDNILTRHGYKRYPPEKEKEKEKKKGGKFTVVYQLLAPWKFSLAHDNLDETLREFCMSRLDVLKGLVKGLDFLASRKAPIVHRGISPEAILICKNGDRMTTKIADFDLAKRIVDGNASAHTGSGIDDWKPPDKEATVKYDIFGAGLIFHYVLTNGNKASHGTLYKSATAHLVNDKGEENELNFSELNGMITERQENPKSDTEFFHLGAFRHLISRMLSRYPDKRPSAEEVGKHCALFNLEESEGFFRKIDHYGELKELDSVSETKENWAAKLDECFSESLKHAKKADKKSQSELARFVRNRITHFGESGQGNPQVNTAFDDRVSLLKYFLNLFPYLMHACEWKCLAGVALKLTRVETQKLSVL; this is translated from the exons ATGGCTGCAGCGAACTCGTCAGGCGAGG GTGACGATGACGTGGCCGCATCGTATCAAGAGGCTTTTGAGAGAATGCTTGACGCACCGAATCGGACTGAGATACTGGGAGAGCCTTCGGACACTCCAAACACTTCAAGGATTCGCCGATCAAAGATTTACTG GAAAGTTCTTAAAAAAAGGGTTGGAAGTCATGATAAAATAGAAGAGCAACGTTTTGCAATCAAATTTACTCGTTACGAGGAGCCAATTCGAGAGCGGGAAAGAGAAGCTCTAGACGCTATGGACGGACACGACAATATTCTCACCCGGCATGGCTACAAAAGATATCCACCG gaaaaggaaaaggaaaaggaaaagaaaaaaggaggGAAATTCACTGTTGTCTACCAGCTTCTTGCGCCTTGGAAATTTAGTCTGGCACATGATAATCT AGACGAGACGTTGCGTGAATTTTGTATGAGCCGTTTGGATGTACTGAAAGGTCTCGTAAAAGGTTTAGACTTTCTTGCCAGTCGTAAAGCCCCTATTG tGCACAGAGGAATTAGTCCCGAAGCCATTCTTATTTGTAAAAACGGGGACAGGATGACGACAAAAATTGCAGATTTTGACTTGGCAAAAAGAATCGTTGATGGAAATGCTTCCGCGCATACAGGCTCTGGGATTGACGATTGGAAGCCGCCGGACAAGGAAGCTACG gTAAAGTACGATATTTTCGGAGCTGGCTTGATTTTTCACTATGTTCTCACCAACGGAAACAAAGCTTCACACGGAACATTATATAAGTCTGCAACTGCTCACCTAGTGAATGATAAgggagaagagaacgaaTTAAATTTCTCTGAACTTAACG GAATGATAACTGAACGTCAGGAGAACCCTAAAAGCGACACGGAATTTTTTCATCTGGGGGCCTTTAGACATCTGATTAGCAGGATGCTTAGCAGGTATCCTGATAAAAG GCCAAGTGCAGAAGAAGTTGGTAAACACTGTGCTCTTTTCAATCTTGAAGAAAGTGAAGGTTTCTTTCGG aaaattgatcATTACGGAGAACTTAAAGAATTAGATTCAGTTTCTGAGACAAAAGAGAATTGGGCTGCAAAACTAGATGAATGCT TTTCTGAGTCTCTAAAACATGCAAAGAAAGCTGACAAAAAGTCTCAGTCGGAATTAGCACGATTTGTGAGGAACAGG ATTACTCATTTTGGAGAAAGTGGTCAAGGAAATCCTCAAGTGAATACAGCGTTTGACGACAGAGTATCGTTGCTGAAGTACTTCCTCAATCTATTTCCCTATTTGATG CATGCGTGCGAGTGGAAATGTCTAGCTGGAGTCGCATTGAAGTTGACTCGTGTGGAAACGCAAAAGCTAAGCGTCTTATAA
- the LOC136184910 gene encoding uncharacterized protein codes for MAGIVYEQRGSEILRQGYLTKSPPLEKGSAFKKWQRRWVIFRSDDGALNVQYYKTEADSAGVPLGTIMLDTCTAIQRDMKHSHYKNIFSINTPEREYFFSADSKHEMDEWVHALTSTMGFMTGAAGDSRSLPKTTSMPSNVGLSDPRLRRQASMNATGFAQAHARPRGTTPPAVPPTAPPATSPISVPMAAALPPPPPPVTSPSMASSPPGYYLPGQEVGRGALARDRNTLPTECGAEKSLTIDKRHVVGNIVYAEVVGSIWIVGWSKKDPYLHGQFQVGDQILSINHSAVKTLSEAQRAVEYCPGSSIEYVIRRTPYGLEVQLQKRSISEPLGLGLDKAKVISVTSGGIASQCGLSGQAVGLNGKSVPWVVTAINRRPVPITSVSTEDVMKRLHGAGLDVVLTLHPHDFIALLKKRLKSVRHWQDYLAK; via the exons ATGGCCGGGATCGTATACGAGCAACGAGGCTCGGAGATCTTACGTCAGGGCTACCTGACAAAGTCGCCACCCCTCGAAAAGGGATCGGCGTTCAAA aaATGGCAACGACGATGGGTCATTTTTCGATCGGACGACGGTGCTCTTAATGTACAGTACTACAAAACGGAAGCGGATTCGGCTGGCGTACCGCTTGGCACTATTATGTTGGACACGTGCACGGCGATTCAACGTGACATGAAGCACTCGCACTATAAGAACATATTTTCTATTAACACGCCTGAGAGAGAATACTTCTTCTCTGCCGACTCAAA GCACGAGATGGATGAGTGGGTGCacgctttgacgtcgactaTGGGATTCATGACTGGGGCTGCAGGGGACTCG cGGAGTCTACCTAAAACGACGTCTATGCCTTCGAATGTTGGTTTGTCTGATCCCCGTCTGAGACGTCAGGCCTCAATGAACGCCACAGGATTCGCGCAA GCACATGCCCGTCCTAGAGGCACTACTCCGCCAGCTGTTCCACCGACCGCTCCGCCAGCCACTTCACCGATATCCGTTCCCATGGCAGCGGCTCTTCCACCTCCTCCACCGCCAGTAACGTCACCGTCAATGGCGTCATCGCCGCCAGGATATTATTTACCAGGA caAGAGGTTGGACGAGGGGCACTAGCTCGAGATCGAAATACATT ACCTACTGAATGTGGGGCTGAGAAATCGTTGACGATCGATAAACGACACGTGGTTGGTAACATCGTCTACGCGGAAGTAGTCGGCTCGATATG GATTGTTGGATGGAGTAAAAAGGATCCTTATTTGCACGGGCAATTTCAAGTAGGCGACCAGATTCTTTCCATCAATCACTCCGCCGTCAAAACACTATCAGAGGCTCAGAGAGCCGTAGAATATTGCCCAGGATCATCg ATTGAATACGTAATTAGGCGGACACCGTACGGCTTGGAAGTTCAACTCCAAAAGCGATCAATCAGCGAGCCACTCGGACTCGGCTTGGACAAAGCAAAG GTTATAAGCGTTACGTCGGGCGGAATTGCCAGTCAGTGTGGACTGAGTGGACAAGCGGTGGGATTAAACGGTAAGAGCGTTCCGTGGGTAGTGACGGCGATCAATAGGAGACCGGTTCCCATTACATCTGTTTCGACCGAGGACGTTATGAAGAGACTGCACGGCGCTGGCTTAGATGTCGTGTTGACGCTTCATCCGCACGATTTTATTGCCCTACTCAAGAAGCGATTAAAGTCTGTTAGACATTGGCAGGACTATTTAGCTAAGTga
- the LOC136184908 gene encoding ornithine aminotransferase, mitochondrial-like, translating to MTRRIALIRRFVASWTPAVPSARAQRIMDREWQYGAHNYRPLPVVLTRGEGIHVWDVDDRRYVDFLSAYSAVNQGHSHPRILAALASQSRRITLTSRAFYNDVLGDFEEYVTKLFGYDKVLPMNSGSEGIETALKLTRRWAYEVKGVPPNQAKVIFCENNFAGRTIAEVSASTDPDSRGGYGPYLPGVIVIPYDDLTALENAVRDPTVAGFVVEPVQGEAGVIVPSDGYLRKAYDICKRNRVLFVGDEIQTGLGRTGKRLACDYEDVRPDILVLSKAISGGVLPLAAILADDEIMLCIKPNQHGSTYGGNPLACRVGIEALKVIEEERLTENAYRLGNILRAELEKIDKKKVVTVRGKGLLNAIVIPERKDYNAWLVCLRLRDNGLLAKPTHESIIRLAPPLVINEEQLLDCAKIIRDTVESF from the exons ATGACTCGACGAATCGCTCTcattcgtcgattcgttgctTCGTGGACGCCCGCAGTGCCAAGCGCGCGAGCCCAGCGCATAATGGATCGCGAATGGCAATACGGCGCTCACAACTATCGTCCCCTTCCCGTCGTTCTGACGCGCGGCGAAGGAATCCACGTCtgggacgtcgacgatcgacgctacgtcgattttctgagCGCCTACTCGGCAGTGAACCAAGGCCACTCGCATCCGCGAATTCTCGCCGCACTCGCGTCCCAATCTCGTCGCATAACGCTCACGTCGCGCGCCTTCTACAACGACGTCCTGGGCGACTTCGAAGAATACGTCACCAAGCTATTCGGATACGATAAAGTATTGCCTATGAATTCGGGCAGCGAAGGCATCGAAACGGCGTTGAAATTGACGAGACGATGGGCGTACGAAGTCAAGGGCGTGCCGCCCAATCAGGCGAAGGTCATCTTTTGCGAGAATAATTTCGCTGGGAGAACTATAGCGGAAGTGAGCGCCTCCACGGATCCTGACTCGCGTGGCGGATATGGGCCTTATCTTCCTGGAGTCATTGTCATTCCTTATGACGATTTGACGGCACTTGAG AATGCCGTGCGAGATCCTACCGTCGCTGGTTTTGTCGTCGAGCCAGTGCAAGGCGAAGCTGGAGTCATTGTGCCGAGCGACGGTTACCTTCGAAAAGCTTATGATATTTGCAAGAGAAATCGCGTTCTGTTTGTGGGTGACGAAATTCAGACAGGTCTCGGTCGAACTGGAAA GCGATTGGCCTGTGATTACGAAGACGTTCGTCCTGATATTCTTGTTCTAAGCAAAGCCATATCAGGCGGAGTACTTCCT TTAGCTGCTATTCTGGCTGACGACGAGATTATGCTCTGCATCAAGCCAAATCAG CACGGGTCAACGTATGGTGGGAATCCTCTAGCTTGTAGAGTTGGTATAGAAGCGCTTAAA GTTATTGAAGAGGAACGATTGACAGAGAATGCCTATCGGCTTGGCAACATTCTTCGTGCCGAGCTAGAGAAAATcgacaaaaagaaagtcgtcaCAGTTCGAGGCAAGGGCCTTCTGAATGCGATCGTGATTCCGGAACGCAAAG ACTACAATGCGTGGCTCGTGTGCCTGCGTTTGAGAGACAACGGACTCCTCGCGAAGCCGACGCACGAATCAATTATTCGTCTTGCGCCGCCGCTCGTCATCAACGAAGAACAGCTTCTCGATTGTGCGAAGATCATACGAGATACGGTGGAATCGTTCTAA
- the LOC136184912 gene encoding early growth response protein 1-A-like isoform X1 → MPCMEALDSLAQVATAYNHQTTAAAATAFHHHHQVPSSLAGEFKSVGDVNFFDSSAEDIALKTLHEQLLSSGGRAGAPGGGGVGGIVDPFAMMPNHASQQGPNLHHRPSSYIHANPAPTGWLTDRALFAPLAPSHAAAAAAAAAAATTPWHSPIDALGSLPAVATTTTTTTGSPFGIDSTHLSCAGATVPPSSQYFHPQAAHPYSYFNTGSHPNLAGRYGLPTSGASSASSNGGSNPNLAQMANQQTPRGSPKMKTKRSANHSSPMRSTPPPVAERPFGCPIDNCEKRFSRSDELTRHMRTHTGQKPFQCQICMRCFSRSDHLTSHIRTHTGEKPYACETCGRRFARSDERKRHTKIHEREAAKKAATAAAAAAAAIKPDSSN, encoded by the exons ATGCCGTGCATGGAAGCATTGGACAGCCTAGCTCAAGTAGCCACAGCCTATAATCACCAgacgaccgccgccgccgccaccgccttTCATCACCACCACCAAGTGCCCAGTTCGCTCGCTGGCGAATTCAAATCggtcggtgacgtcaactTTTTCGATTCGTCCGCCGAAGATATCGCGCTCAAGACGCTACACGAACAGCTTCTATCATCAGGTGGGCGAGCGGGAGCTCCTGGCGGAGGAGGAGTAGGAGGAATAGTGGACCCGTTCGCTATGATGCCCAACCACGCCTCCCAACAAGGACCGAACCTCCACCATCGACCCTCGTCTTACATTCACGCGAATCCGGCGCCCACGGGCTGGCTTACCGATCGAGCCCTCTTCGCTCCATTGGCTCCGTCGCACGCtgccgcagccgcagccgcagccgccgccgcgaccaCCCCGTGGCACTCGCCGATCGACGCATTGGGAAGTCTTCCAGCAgtggcaacgacgacgacgacaacgacgggAAGCCCTTTCGGAATCGATTCG ACTCACCTATCATGTGCCGGTGCAACGGTCCCGCCATCGTCGCAGTACTTCCACCCACAGGCAGCCCATCCTTACAGCTATTTTAACACGGGCAGTCATCCCAATTTGGCGGGTCGCTATGGCTTGCCAACGAGCGGCGCGAGCAGCGCGAGCAGCAACGGCGGATCGAACCCGAATTTGGCTCAAATGGCCAATCAGCAAACGCCGCGCGGATCGCCgaaaatgaaaacgaagcgCTCGGCGAATCATTCGTCTCCAATGCGCTccacgccgccgcccgttGCCGAGCGACCGTTCGGATGCCCCATCGACAATTGCGAGAAGCGCTTCTCGCGATCCGACGAGCTGACGCGTCACATGCGAACGCACACGGGTCAAAAGCCGTTTCAGTGTCAGATCTGCATGCGATGTTTTTCGCGTTCCGATCACCTGACGTCTCACATTCGAACGCACACCGGCGAAAAGCCGTACGCGTGCGAGACGTGCGGTCGTCGCTTTGCGCGATCGGACGAGCGCAAACGGCACACCAAAATACACGAAAGAGAAGCGGCAAAGAAGGCCGCCACAGCCGCAGCCGCGGCAGCCGCGGCAATCAAACCCGACTCTAGCAATTAG
- the LOC136184912 gene encoding early growth response protein 2-like isoform X2, with the protein MDQFACFYSEPYTHLSCAGATVPPSSQYFHPQAAHPYSYFNTGSHPNLAGRYGLPTSGASSASSNGGSNPNLAQMANQQTPRGSPKMKTKRSANHSSPMRSTPPPVAERPFGCPIDNCEKRFSRSDELTRHMRTHTGQKPFQCQICMRCFSRSDHLTSHIRTHTGEKPYACETCGRRFARSDERKRHTKIHEREAAKKAATAAAAAAAAIKPDSSN; encoded by the exons ATGGATCAGTTCGCCTGTTTCTATTCCGAACCTTAC ACTCACCTATCATGTGCCGGTGCAACGGTCCCGCCATCGTCGCAGTACTTCCACCCACAGGCAGCCCATCCTTACAGCTATTTTAACACGGGCAGTCATCCCAATTTGGCGGGTCGCTATGGCTTGCCAACGAGCGGCGCGAGCAGCGCGAGCAGCAACGGCGGATCGAACCCGAATTTGGCTCAAATGGCCAATCAGCAAACGCCGCGCGGATCGCCgaaaatgaaaacgaagcgCTCGGCGAATCATTCGTCTCCAATGCGCTccacgccgccgcccgttGCCGAGCGACCGTTCGGATGCCCCATCGACAATTGCGAGAAGCGCTTCTCGCGATCCGACGAGCTGACGCGTCACATGCGAACGCACACGGGTCAAAAGCCGTTTCAGTGTCAGATCTGCATGCGATGTTTTTCGCGTTCCGATCACCTGACGTCTCACATTCGAACGCACACCGGCGAAAAGCCGTACGCGTGCGAGACGTGCGGTCGTCGCTTTGCGCGATCGGACGAGCGCAAACGGCACACCAAAATACACGAAAGAGAAGCGGCAAAGAAGGCCGCCACAGCCGCAGCCGCGGCAGCCGCGGCAATCAAACCCGACTCTAGCAATTAG
- the LOC136184920 gene encoding nuclear receptor-binding factor 2-like: MNDILSAPLNQAHQVERQAERLTNKRLYDKAANLYGKAAELIKTAIDSNQEPEVAQSLEIQYDRLKQVESRLEFTARQDKRHVERLERERAIEHLKRSEMTDFVREIEFGESHIFDDDDNDKAGDNYLAYLKETKIPFVTVDEGPGSLSKKELHERLDFKESQLDRLQYEVRRLRDDLERVTRERNSAQAELERFKVLCICGGVGKEKGEKSQAQNFDDLSALGSLPPLESPPTLKF, encoded by the exons ATGAACGACATTTTGTCTGCTCCGCTCAATCAG GCTCATCAGGTCGAGCGACAGGCAGAACGACTGACAAATAAACGACTTTACGACAAAGCGGCGAACCTTTACGGAAAAGCAGCAG AGCTGATTAAGACAGCCATAGATTCGAATCAAGAACCAGAA gtGGCCCAGTCTCTTGAAATTCAGTACGATCGTTTGAAGCAGGTCGAATCGCGTTTGGAATTCACTGCAAGACAAGACAAGCGTCACGTCGAACGATTGGAACGAGAGCGAGCGATCGAGCATCTCAAGCGATCCGAAATGACGGACTTTGTTCGCGAGATAGAATTCGGAGAAAGTCacattttcgacgacgacgataacgaCAAAGCGGGCGACAATTATTTGGCCTatttgaaagagacgaaaattcCCTTCGTGACGGTCGACGAAGGCCCGGGAAGTCTGAGCAAGAAAGAACTCCACGAACGACTCGATTTCAAAGAATCTCAATTGGATCGTCTTCAATATGAAGTGAGACGACTTCGCGACGATCTCGAGCGAGTGACGCGCGAGAGAAATTCGGCGCAGGCGGAATTGGAACGATTTAAGGTACTTTGTATTTGTGGAGGAGTGGGAAAGGAAAAGGGGGAGAAATCTCAAGCGCAGAATTTCGACGATCTTTCTGCGCTGGGATCTCTTCCTCCACTCGAATCCCCGCCTACTCTGAAGTTCTAG